A window from Pseudobutyrivibrio ruminis HUN009 encodes these proteins:
- a CDS encoding GntR family transcriptional regulator: protein MTENLTLQMDDYLPLRDVVFNTLREAILKGELKPGERLMEMHLATKLGVSRTPIREAIRMLEHEGLAVTIPRKGAQVAKMTEKDLQDVLEVRDALDALAVVCACERMTDAQFVELKEAMKAFEAATRTDDVRKIVEADEAFHDVIYAAAANPKLENIINSAREQMYRYRYEYVKNPSVYAQLISEHKSIIDGFDRRDVDFLKDIMHVHLSNQINAVRELIREQK from the coding sequence ATGACTGAAAATCTTACACTTCAAATGGATGATTATTTACCACTTCGCGATGTGGTGTTTAACACCCTGCGCGAAGCTATTCTTAAGGGCGAACTAAAGCCAGGTGAGAGGCTAATGGAAATGCATTTAGCCACAAAGCTTGGAGTTAGCCGTACACCTATCAGAGAAGCAATTAGAATGCTTGAGCATGAGGGGCTTGCTGTTACTATTCCTCGCAAGGGCGCCCAGGTTGCTAAAATGACAGAAAAAGATTTACAGGATGTACTTGAAGTAAGAGATGCACTTGATGCTCTTGCTGTGGTATGTGCCTGTGAAAGAATGACAGATGCTCAGTTTGTAGAGCTTAAGGAAGCTATGAAAGCATTTGAGGCAGCTACCAGAACTGACGATGTTCGTAAAATTGTGGAGGCTGATGAGGCATTCCATGATGTGATTTATGCAGCAGCTGCAAATCCAAAGCTTGAAAATATCATCAATTCGGCAAGGGAGCAGATGTACAGATATCGTTACGAGTATGTAAAGAATCCATCTGTTTACGCGCAGCTTATATCTGAACATAAATCTATCATTGACGGTTTCGACAGAAGAGATGTAGATTTCCTGAAGGATATAATGCATGTTCATTTGTCAAATCAGATAAATGCTGTTCGTGAATTAATTAGAGAACAAAAATAG
- the ispE gene encoding 4-(cytidine 5'-diphospho)-2-C-methyl-D-erythritol kinase produces MDNIDLKALAKINIGLDVTGIRDDGYHEVRMIMQTVNLFDKVSIKKQEGNAVTMSTNLRFLPVNDDNLCIKAAKLLMEEFDIHTGVHISLEKHIPVAAGMAGGSTDAAAVMFGINKLFDLNLSRKDLMERGVKIGADVPYCVMRGTALAEGIGEVLTPLSPMVKCPVLIAKPGISVSTKQVYESLDSCFDNVKHPDIDQLISDIKNQDLHAICNHMGNVLEEVTIPLHPVIADIKKIMLDHGAVGAMMSGSGPTVFGFFEDNKTAKAAKEALTESKLVKQLYLTTLFNNKY; encoded by the coding sequence ATGGACAATATAGATCTTAAAGCATTAGCAAAAATAAATATCGGACTTGATGTTACAGGAATCAGGGACGATGGATATCATGAAGTAAGAATGATTATGCAGACAGTCAATCTTTTTGACAAGGTCAGCATTAAGAAGCAGGAGGGGAATGCTGTTACCATGAGCACCAATCTTCGCTTCCTTCCTGTTAACGATGACAATCTTTGCATTAAGGCAGCAAAGCTTCTAATGGAAGAATTTGATATACACACTGGTGTGCATATCAGCCTGGAAAAGCATATCCCTGTTGCGGCAGGCATGGCAGGCGGTTCCACAGATGCAGCGGCTGTAATGTTTGGAATAAATAAACTATTTGATTTGAATCTCAGCAGAAAAGATTTGATGGAGCGAGGCGTGAAAATCGGAGCCGATGTACCATACTGTGTTATGCGCGGTACAGCTTTGGCAGAGGGAATTGGAGAGGTGCTCACACCACTTTCACCAATGGTGAAGTGCCCAGTGCTTATTGCAAAGCCAGGTATTTCAGTTTCTACAAAGCAGGTATATGAATCTTTGGATTCATGCTTTGACAATGTTAAGCATCCAGACATCGATCAGCTGATTTCAGATATTAAAAATCAGGATTTACATGCCATTTGCAACCACATGGGAAATGTACTTGAAGAGGTTACAATTCCACTACATCCAGTTATTGCTGATATAAAGAAAATCATGCTGGATCATGGAGCAGTTGGCGCAATGATGAGTGGTAGTGGTCCTACTGTATTTGGCTTTTTTGAAGACAACAAAACAGCAAAGGCAGCCAAGGAGGCACTTACTGAGAGCAAGCTAGTAAAGCAGCTTTATCTCACAACACTTTTTAACAACAAGTATTAA
- a CDS encoding amino acid carrier protein — protein sequence MMETILNIITTVCGKIQVVSDLFWDFPTNFEWYANIPILGNFSLAIILLIGSGIYFSIRLKFIQVRKFKRGIEVLKTSKAKTGISPLASFFLSTAMRVGPGNILGVTGAVSVGGPGALLWMWISAFFGMSTAFVESTLSQIFKERKDDEYVGGMAFYGRRLIKNSAIVGVVLSLMYIIYALLCFPAQGFNTVSAMGQIASIVSGQELPTTHAVYWIGFVIVIIATISVSFGGTKKISKVTDVLVPIMAIVYVLTVVILIVINFTRIPWFFYAVFTEAFKPEAVFGGAFGIALMQGVKRGLMSNEAGQGTITMPAAASDAKHPCDQGCVQAIGVFLDTIVICTLTGFVVIMGRVWLTDAGEAWFELGKLPKYLASAAELTPGTAFNVVVTLLISLCFGLFAFTCLLGFMSFSEICANRISRSKVFINVIRILDIIVICFGMLTSIVGMDLGALWDLSDFANILIAYCNIPLLYIGFKYVKKAQIHYEKGDGTPFTSDVVGIDVKVWDERAKQ from the coding sequence ATGATGGAAACAATTTTAAATATCATTACCACTGTCTGTGGCAAAATACAGGTAGTGTCCGATTTATTCTGGGATTTCCCAACAAATTTTGAGTGGTATGCAAATATACCTATTCTGGGCAACTTTTCACTGGCAATTATTCTTTTGATTGGTTCAGGAATCTATTTTTCAATCAGACTAAAGTTTATTCAGGTCAGAAAGTTTAAGAGAGGAATAGAAGTTTTAAAGACCAGCAAGGCAAAGACTGGTATTTCACCACTTGCTTCTTTCTTCCTTTCAACTGCTATGCGAGTAGGACCTGGAAATATCCTTGGTGTTACAGGAGCTGTTTCAGTAGGCGGTCCTGGCGCACTTCTTTGGATGTGGATTTCTGCATTCTTTGGAATGTCTACAGCATTTGTAGAGTCTACACTTTCTCAGATTTTTAAAGAGAGAAAAGATGATGAATATGTAGGTGGTATGGCCTTCTATGGACGCAGACTTATAAAGAATTCTGCAATAGTTGGTGTTGTATTATCACTTATGTATATTATTTATGCATTGCTTTGCTTCCCAGCACAGGGATTTAACACAGTCTCTGCAATGGGGCAGATAGCAAGTATCGTTAGCGGACAGGAGCTTCCAACCACACATGCTGTATATTGGATTGGCTTTGTAATCGTTATCATTGCAACTATCTCAGTTTCATTTGGTGGAACAAAAAAGATTTCAAAGGTTACTGATGTACTTGTTCCAATCATGGCAATTGTTTATGTGTTAACTGTTGTAATACTTATTGTCATTAACTTTACAAGAATTCCATGGTTCTTCTACGCAGTATTTACAGAGGCTTTCAAGCCAGAAGCAGTTTTTGGCGGAGCATTTGGAATTGCACTTATGCAGGGTGTAAAGCGTGGACTTATGTCTAATGAGGCAGGTCAAGGTACAATAACAATGCCAGCAGCTGCTTCAGATGCAAAGCATCCATGTGACCAGGGCTGTGTTCAGGCAATAGGAGTTTTCCTTGATACAATTGTTATTTGTACACTCACAGGCTTTGTCGTAATCATGGGTCGTGTATGGCTTACAGATGCAGGTGAAGCATGGTTCGAGCTTGGCAAGCTTCCAAAGTATCTTGCCTCAGCAGCAGAGCTTACACCAGGCACAGCATTCAACGTAGTAGTAACCCTTCTTATTTCACTTTGCTTTGGACTTTTTGCATTCACTTGCTTGTTAGGCTTCATGTCCTTCTCAGAAATCTGTGCAAACAGAATCAGCAGAAGCAAGGTGTTTATAAATGTAATTCGTATACTTGATATTATTGTTATCTGCTTTGGTATGCTTACATCAATCGTAGGAATGGACTTAGGTGCCCTTTGGGATTTATCAGATTTTGCAAACATTCTGATTGCATACTGCAACATTCCACTTTTATACATTGGATTTAAGTATGTAAAAAAAGCCCAGATACATTACGAAAAAGGAGATGGCACACCATTCACATCAGATGTTGTTGGCATTGATGTAAAGGTTTGGGATGAGAGAGCTAAACAATAG
- a CDS encoding VOC family protein: MKLRNVLIVVKDIEASKKYYHDLFGLDMLLDNDGNMILTEGLVLQDEKIWNSFINKDIVHRNNSCELYFEERDIEAFIEKLEKLYPDTIYVNKLMTHSWGQKVVRFYDLDGNLIEVGTPM, translated from the coding sequence TTAAGAAACGTACTCATAGTAGTAAAAGACATAGAAGCTTCAAAGAAGTACTATCATGATTTGTTTGGACTGGATATGCTTCTAGATAATGATGGAAATATGATTCTGACAGAAGGCTTGGTTCTTCAGGATGAGAAGATATGGAACAGTTTTATTAATAAGGACATAGTTCATAGAAACAATTCCTGCGAACTATATTTTGAAGAAAGGGATATTGAGGCTTTTATTGAAAAGCTGGAAAAGTTGTATCCTGATACTATATATGTAAATAAGTTAATGACACATAGTTGGGGACAAAAGGTTGTGCGTTTTTATGATCTAGATGGCAATTTGATTGAGGTTGGCACACCAATGTAG